In the Styela clava chromosome 8, kaStyClav1.hap1.2, whole genome shotgun sequence genome, one interval contains:
- the LOC120346693 gene encoding uncharacterized protein LOC120346693 yields MRGMDSQNKDDSGYNNEGIDSDHLNLKISSTKSTTASNIATPSGNWWEWWRSTRTPRYIARTTEGRIYPTSSPKIKHISPHGRKVTVSSTTATTGQATRLSTTSFILIIPILQFFCLFYL; encoded by the exons ATGCGCGGAATGGACTCACAAAATAAAGATGATTCCGGATACAACAACGAGGGAATAGACTCCGACCACCTCAACCTTAAAATAT CTTCAACAAAATCGACGACTGCTAGCAATATAGCGACTCCAAGTGGAAACTGGTGGGAATGGTGGCGAAGCACTCGTACTCCAAGATATATCGCTCGTACTACAGAAGGAAGAATTTACCCAACGTCTTCACCGAAGATAAAGCATATATCCCCTCATGGAAGAAAAG TCACAGTGTCGTCGACAACTGCAACAACTGGTCAAGCAACTCGTTTATCAACGACCAGCTTTATTCTGATAATTcctattttacaatttttttgccttttttatttataa
- the LOC120348532 gene encoding ras-related protein Rab-2A, with protein sequence MSYAYLFKYIIIGDTGVGKSCLLLQFTDKRFQPVHDLTIGVEFGARMITIDGKQIKLQIWDTAGQESFRSITRSYYRGAAGALLVYDITRRDTFNHLTTWLEDARQHSSSNMVIMLIGNKSDLEARREVKKEEGEAFAREHGLVFMETSAKTAANVEDAFIDTAKEIYEKIQEGVFDINNEANGIKIGPQHSPSSSGLSGNRPRQQSDGGGCC encoded by the exons ATGTCGTACgcatatttgttcaaatatattatcatcGGAGATACCGGCGTCGGAAAGTCGTGTCTTCTGTTACAATTTACCGACAAAAGATTTCAACCTGTCCACGATTTAACGATCGGTGTCGAATTCGGCGCTCGGATGATCACAATTGACGGAAAACAGATAAAACTACAAATCTGGGATACAGCAGGCCAAGAGTCATTTCGTTCAATCACAAGGTCATATTATCGTGGAGCCGCAGGCGCTCTACTCGTTTATGACATCACAAGACGTGATACTTTCAACCATCTGACGACGTGGCTAGAGGACGCTCGACAACATTCCTCATCTAATATGGTTATCATGTTAATTGGAAATAAAAGCGATCTAGAAGCTCGGCGTGAAGTCAAAAAGGAAGAAG gagAAGCGTTTGCACGGGAGCATGGTCTCGTATTCATGGAGACATCTGCAAAGACAGCGGCAAACGTAGAAGATGCATTCATTGATACAGCCAAAGAGATTTACGAAAAAATTCAGGAAGGGGTTTTTGACATCAACAATGAAGCAAACGGGATTAAAATTGGCCCCCAACACTCCCCTTCATCATCAGGCCTTTCAGGGAATCGTCCCCGGCAACAGAGCGACGGTGGGGGATGCTGTTAA
- the LOC144425890 gene encoding uncharacterized protein LOC144425890 translates to MEPIGNVGYMTTSKTNTKKQVDEFDLDDYKTPTPPATRFTTKKFTSHTTTLYNKEDEFDMDYYKTTTPPATTRSTTTPWYWKLTSTSHKTSNDKKEDGFDLEYYESETHYI, encoded by the exons ATGGAACCTATTGGGAATGTGGGGTACA TGACGACTTCTAAAACAAACACGAAAAAGCAAGTAGATGAATTCGACCTGGATGACTATAAAA CCCCGACCCCGCCAGCGACACGATTCACCACAAAGAAGTTCACTTCTCATACAACAACCCTATACAATAAAGAAGATGAATTCGACATGGACTACTACAAAA CCACGACGCCACCAGCTACAACACGATCCACCACGACTCCATGGTACTGGAAACTTACATCGACCTCTCATAAAACAAGCAATGACAAGAAAGAGGATGGATTCGACTTGGAGTACTATGAAAGTGAGACTCActatatataa